One Drosophila willistoni isolate 14030-0811.24 chromosome 2R unlocalized genomic scaffold, UCI_dwil_1.1 Seg167, whole genome shotgun sequence DNA segment encodes these proteins:
- the LOC124460327 gene encoding uncharacterized protein LOC124460327 isoform X3, whose product MSNAVQVSDLTLDQLKQWLATLNMPTNGSRNELVLRLYSVPVETRGHAPPGWNEHDNSEHNLDDIQLMRPNPDQLNEASIGDAIPRSVQQEAVNSNFNNNNDVALVQQLLQQLQLLIPRIEHGHDLGRSFQNLENNGNATGNVIDNNVANENIDDSSIPIHGNATVEATNQYSGNSNGESMGIAFSLAKEVLMDFNGESCSKKWVAQLKNIGEVYNIGNTHLRMLFICKMKGKAHSWLHSEVTRIREPVAVLCEQLMAAFGEKMSKSQMRRHFEQRNWKFGEKFAVYLDDKLMLANNINIDEEELLDKVIEGIPDKGLRTQARIQCFANPKHMLAAFAEIHLEDIRRATKDENETSRANKLQEMRCRRCNIRGHLVKDCNRPDRVPGSCFICGSMEHWAAKCPDRKGSRETNGLNRTNQSSNNFFP is encoded by the exons ATGAGTAACGCAGTTCAAGTATCCGATTTAACCCTCGACCAACTAAAACAATGGCTAGCAACTTTAAACATGCCAACAAACGGCTCAAGAAATGAATTAGTGCTTCGTCTGTATAGTGTGCCAGTCGAAACACGTGGTCATGCCCCACCTGGTTGGAACGAACATGATAATTCAGAGCATAATTTAGACGACATCCAATTGATGCGGCCTAACCCAGACCAATTAAATGAAGCGTCAATTGGCGACGCAATTCCGAGAAGCGTACAACAAGAAGCGGTGAACTCCaatttcaacaacaacaacgatgtCGCGTTGGTTCAACAATTGCTACAACAACTTCAACTGCTGATTCCTAGAATCGAGCATGGTCACGATTTGGGCAGATCTTTCCAGAATTTGGAAAACAATGGCAACGCCACTGGCAATGTTATCGATAACAATGTAGCTAATGAGAATATCGATGACAGCAGCATTCCCATCCATGGCAACGCCACAGTCGAAGCCACCAACCAATACTCTGGCAACTCAAACGGCGAATCGATGGGTATAGCTTTTTCACTGGCGAAGGAAGTATTGATGGACTTCAACGGCGAGTCGTGCTCCAAAAAGTGGGTGGCTCAGCTAAAAAATATCGGTGAAGTGTATAACATAGGCAACACTCACTTACGAATGCTATTCATTTGCAAGATGAAAGGCAAGGCGCATTCATGGCTTCATTCGGAGGTTACACGTATTCGCGAGCCAGTAGCAGTACTATGCGAACAGTTAATGGCAGCTTTTGGAGAGAAGATGTCCAAGTCACAAATGCGTCGTCATTTCGAACAGCGTAATTGGAAGTTTGGCGAAAAGTTTGCAGTTTATCTGGACGACAAACTAATGTTAGCCAACAATATTAACATCGATGAAGAGGAGCTCCTTGATAAAGTTATCGAGGGTATACCTGACAAGGGATTACGCACTCAAGCACGGATCCAATGTTTCGCCAACCCTAAGCATATGTTAGCTGCTTTCGCTGAGATACATCTAGAGGACATTCGACGCGCAACTAAAGATGAAAACGAAACTAGCAGAGCAAACAAGCTCCAAGAGATGCGCTGTCGTAGATGTAACATTAGAGGACACCTGGTGAAGGACTGCAACAGGCCGGACCGTGTACCAGGCTCTTGTTTCATCTGTGGATCCATGGAGCATTGGGCGGCCAAATGTCCAGATAGGAAGGGCAGCCGTGAAACTAATGGACTCAACCGTACGAACCAGAGCAGCAACAATTTC TTTCCTTAA
- the LOC6642124 gene encoding FUN14 domain-containing protein 1A, with protein MCDLDVVKATVDELSRSSPYVQIVAGAASGALTGFVLLKVGKMVAVSIGGSILIFELAMQSGIIKTDWNRVLDNRSNRGLAAIQNTGASNARVRGIELDTSDQDQLKNKVKKLVATSGRFCISFVGGFFLGFGLA; from the exons ATGTGCGATTTGGATGTTGTGAAAGCAA CTGTCGATGAACTGAGCAGAAGTTCACCTTATGTACAAATTGTGGCTGGCGCTGCAAGCGGCGCTCTAACTGGTTTTGTGCTGCTTAAGGTTGGCAAAATGGTGGCCGTTAGTATTGGTGGGTCCATACTGATTTTCGAGTTGGCCATGCAGTCGGGCATAATCAAAACGGATTGGAACAGGGTTCTAGACAATCGCTCGAATCGGGGACTAGCAGCCATTCAGAATACCGGTGCATCCAATGCCAGAGTGAGAGGCATTGAATTGGATACTTCTGATCAGGATCAACTAAAGAATAAGGTCAAGAAATTAGTTGCTACCAGTGGCCGGTTTTGTATATCTTTTGTTGGTGGATTCTTTTTGGGTTTCGGCTTAGCCTAA
- the LOC124460327 gene encoding uncharacterized protein LOC124460327 isoform X2 — translation MSNAVQVSDLTLDQLKQWLATLNMPTNGSRNELVLRLYSVPVETRGHAPPGWNEHDNSEHNLDDIQLMRPNPDQLNEASIGDAIPRSVQQEAVNSNFNNNNDVALVQQLLQQLQLLIPRIEHGHDLGRSFQNLENNGNATGNVIDNNVANENIDDSSIPIHGNATVEATNQYSGNSNGESMGIAFSLAKEVLMDFNGESCSKKWVAQLKNIGEVYNIGNTHLRMLFICKMKGKAHSWLHSEVTRIREPVAVLCEQLMAAFGEKMSKSQMRRHFEQRNWKFGEKFAVYLDDKLMLANNINIDEEELLDKVIEGIPDKGLRTQARIQCFANPKHMLAAFAEIHLEDIRRATKDENETSRANKLQEMRCRRCNIRGHLVKDCNRPDRVPGSCFICGSMEHWAAKCPDRKGSRETNGLNRTNQSSNNFRAS, via the exons ATGAGTAACGCAGTTCAAGTATCCGATTTAACCCTCGACCAACTAAAACAATGGCTAGCAACTTTAAACATGCCAACAAACGGCTCAAGAAATGAATTAGTGCTTCGTCTGTATAGTGTGCCAGTCGAAACACGTGGTCATGCCCCACCTGGTTGGAACGAACATGATAATTCAGAGCATAATTTAGACGACATCCAATTGATGCGGCCTAACCCAGACCAATTAAATGAAGCGTCAATTGGCGACGCAATTCCGAGAAGCGTACAACAAGAAGCGGTGAACTCCaatttcaacaacaacaacgatgtCGCGTTGGTTCAACAATTGCTACAACAACTTCAACTGCTGATTCCTAGAATCGAGCATGGTCACGATTTGGGCAGATCTTTCCAGAATTTGGAAAACAATGGCAACGCCACTGGCAATGTTATCGATAACAATGTAGCTAATGAGAATATCGATGACAGCAGCATTCCCATCCATGGCAACGCCACAGTCGAAGCCACCAACCAATACTCTGGCAACTCAAACGGCGAATCGATGGGTATAGCTTTTTCACTGGCGAAGGAAGTATTGATGGACTTCAACGGCGAGTCGTGCTCCAAAAAGTGGGTGGCTCAGCTAAAAAATATCGGTGAAGTGTATAACATAGGCAACACTCACTTACGAATGCTATTCATTTGCAAGATGAAAGGCAAGGCGCATTCATGGCTTCATTCGGAGGTTACACGTATTCGCGAGCCAGTAGCAGTACTATGCGAACAGTTAATGGCAGCTTTTGGAGAGAAGATGTCCAAGTCACAAATGCGTCGTCATTTCGAACAGCGTAATTGGAAGTTTGGCGAAAAGTTTGCAGTTTATCTGGACGACAAACTAATGTTAGCCAACAATATTAACATCGATGAAGAGGAGCTCCTTGATAAAGTTATCGAGGGTATACCTGACAAGGGATTACGCACTCAAGCACGGATCCAATGTTTCGCCAACCCTAAGCATATGTTAGCTGCTTTCGCTGAGATACATCTAGAGGACATTCGACGCGCAACTAAAGATGAAAACGAAACTAGCAGAGCAAACAAGCTCCAAGAGATGCGCTGTCGTAGATGTAACATTAGAGGACACCTGGTGAAGGACTGCAACAGGCCGGACCGTGTACCAGGCTCTTGTTTCATCTGTGGATCCATGGAGCATTGGGCGGCCAAATGTCCAGATAGGAAGGGCAGCCGTGAAACTAATGGACTCAACCGTACGAACCAGAGCAGCAACAATTTC CGTGCCTCATAG
- the LOC124460327 gene encoding uncharacterized protein LOC124460327 isoform X1, with product MSNAVQVSDLTLDQLKQWLATLNMPTNGSRNELVLRLYSVPVETRGHAPPGWNEHDNSEHNLDDIQLMRPNPDQLNEASIGDAIPRSVQQEAVNSNFNNNNDVALVQQLLQQLQLLIPRIEHGHDLGRSFQNLENNGNATGNVIDNNVANENIDDSSIPIHGNATVEATNQYSGNSNGESMGIAFSLAKEVLMDFNGESCSKKWVAQLKNIGEVYNIGNTHLRMLFICKMKGKAHSWLHSEVTRIREPVAVLCEQLMAAFGEKMSKSQMRRHFEQRNWKFGEKFAVYLDDKLMLANNINIDEEELLDKVIEGIPDKGLRTQARIQCFANPKHMLAAFAEIHLEDIRRATKDENETSRANKLQEMRCRRCNIRGHLVKDCNRPDRVPGSCFICGSMEHWAAKCPDRKGSRETNGLNRTNQSSNNFIRGVQFP from the exons ATGAGTAACGCAGTTCAAGTATCCGATTTAACCCTCGACCAACTAAAACAATGGCTAGCAACTTTAAACATGCCAACAAACGGCTCAAGAAATGAATTAGTGCTTCGTCTGTATAGTGTGCCAGTCGAAACACGTGGTCATGCCCCACCTGGTTGGAACGAACATGATAATTCAGAGCATAATTTAGACGACATCCAATTGATGCGGCCTAACCCAGACCAATTAAATGAAGCGTCAATTGGCGACGCAATTCCGAGAAGCGTACAACAAGAAGCGGTGAACTCCaatttcaacaacaacaacgatgtCGCGTTGGTTCAACAATTGCTACAACAACTTCAACTGCTGATTCCTAGAATCGAGCATGGTCACGATTTGGGCAGATCTTTCCAGAATTTGGAAAACAATGGCAACGCCACTGGCAATGTTATCGATAACAATGTAGCTAATGAGAATATCGATGACAGCAGCATTCCCATCCATGGCAACGCCACAGTCGAAGCCACCAACCAATACTCTGGCAACTCAAACGGCGAATCGATGGGTATAGCTTTTTCACTGGCGAAGGAAGTATTGATGGACTTCAACGGCGAGTCGTGCTCCAAAAAGTGGGTGGCTCAGCTAAAAAATATCGGTGAAGTGTATAACATAGGCAACACTCACTTACGAATGCTATTCATTTGCAAGATGAAAGGCAAGGCGCATTCATGGCTTCATTCGGAGGTTACACGTATTCGCGAGCCAGTAGCAGTACTATGCGAACAGTTAATGGCAGCTTTTGGAGAGAAGATGTCCAAGTCACAAATGCGTCGTCATTTCGAACAGCGTAATTGGAAGTTTGGCGAAAAGTTTGCAGTTTATCTGGACGACAAACTAATGTTAGCCAACAATATTAACATCGATGAAGAGGAGCTCCTTGATAAAGTTATCGAGGGTATACCTGACAAGGGATTACGCACTCAAGCACGGATCCAATGTTTCGCCAACCCTAAGCATATGTTAGCTGCTTTCGCTGAGATACATCTAGAGGACATTCGACGCGCAACTAAAGATGAAAACGAAACTAGCAGAGCAAACAAGCTCCAAGAGATGCGCTGTCGTAGATGTAACATTAGAGGACACCTGGTGAAGGACTGCAACAGGCCGGACCGTGTACCAGGCTCTTGTTTCATCTGTGGATCCATGGAGCATTGGGCGGCCAAATGTCCAGATAGGAAGGGCAGCCGTGAAACTAATGGACTCAACCGTACGAACCAGAGCAGCAACAATTTC ATTCGGGGAGTCCAGTTTCCTTAA
- the LOC6641801 gene encoding 60 kDa heat shock protein homolog 2, mitochondrial: MMRLLNNCNKLGRLSCLPRHLVAYRSYAKDVRFGPEVRAMMLQGVDVLADAVAVTMGPKGRNVIIEQSWGSPKITKDGVTVAKSIALKDKFQNIGAKLVQDVANNTNEEAGDGTTTATVLARAIAKEGFEKISSGANPVEIRRGVMLAIETVKDNLKQMSRPVNTPEEICQVATISANGDKSVGDLISEAIKKVGRDGVITVKDGKTLDDELEIIEGMKFDRGYISPYFINAAKGAKVEFQDALLLFSEKKIKSAPSIVPALELANSQRKPLVIIAEDVEGEALSTMVVNRLKVGLQVCAVKAPGFGDNRKEMLADMAIATGGIVFGDDANLVRIEDVKVSDFGRVGEVVVTKDDTMLLKGHGQRPLIDKRIENLRDAIKETTSSYEKEKLQERLARLSSGVALLRVGGSSDVEVNEKKDRVHDALNATRAAIEEGIVPGGGTALLRCITKLEEIKGANEDQNLGVEIIRRALRMPCMTIAKNAGVDGAMVVAKVEIMEGDFGYDALKGEYGNMIERGIIDPTKVVRTAMTDAAGVASLLTTAEAVVTELPIEEVAGGAGGMGGMGGLGGMGGMGGMGGLGM, encoded by the coding sequence ATGATGCGCCTTTTAAACAATTGTAATAAGTTGGGACGCCTGTCATGCCTGCCCCGTCATCTGGTGGCATATCGCTCGTATGCAAAGGATGTGCGTTTCGGGCCCGAAGTGAGGGCCATGATGTTGCAGGGTGTTGATGTCCTGGCGGATGCAGTGGCCGTTACCATGGGACCCAAAGGACGCAACGTCATCATCGAACAGAGTTGGGGCTCCCCCAAGATTACCAAGGATGGTGTGACAGTGGCCAAGTCTATTGCCCTGAAGGATAAATTCCAGAACATTGGGGCTAAGCTGGTGCAGGATGTGGCCAATAATACAAACGAGGAGGCCGGAGATGGCACCACCACAGCAACCGTGTTGGCAAGGGCAATTGCCAAAGAAGGTTTCGAGAAGATTTCGAGTGGCGCCAATCCTGTGGAAATACGCCGCGGTGTAATGTTGGCCATAGAGACGGTCAAGGATAATTTGAAGCAAATGTCCCGTCCCGTTAACACGCCGGAGGAGATCTGCCAGGTTGCCACCATATCGGCCAATGGTGATAAGTCGGTAGGAGATCTCATCAGTGAGGCCATCAAGAAAGTGGGACGTGATGGCGTCATTACCGTAAAGGATGGCAAGACCCTGGACGATGAGTTGGAAATTATCGAAGGCATGAAATTTGATCGCGGCTATATTTCACCGTACTTCATCAATGCCGCTAAGGGAGCCAAGGTGGAATTTCAGGATGCTTTGTTGCTCTTCTCcgaaaagaaaatcaaatcggCCCCAAGCATTGTGCCCGCTCTCGAATTGGCCAATTCGCAGCGCAAGCCCTTGGTCATCATTGCCGAGGATGTTGAGGGTGAGGCCCTAAGCACCATGGTGGTGAATCGTTTGAAGGTCGGTCTGCAGGTGTGCGCTGTCAAAGCTCCAGGATTCGGCGACAATCGCAAGGAAATGCTTGCCGACATGGCCATAGCCACAGGAGGTATTGTATTTGGAGATGATGCCAATTTGGTTCGTATCGAGGATGTGAAGGTCAGTGATTTCGGTCGTGTGGGTGAAGTGGTTGTGACCAAGGATGACACGATGCTCCTCAAGGGCCATGGCCAACGTCCTCTGATCGACAAGCGTATCGAGAATCTACGAGATGCCATCAAAGAGACCACATCCAGCTACGAGAAGGAGAAGTTGCAAGAGCGCTTGGCCAGACTCTCTTCGGGTGTGGCTCTACTACGTGTGGGTGGCTCTAGCGATGTGGAGGTCAACGAGAAGAAGGATCGAGTTCATGATGCCCTAAATGCAACACGTGCAGCCATCGAAGAGGGCATTGTTCCAGGAGGTGGTACTGCTCTTCTCCGTTGCATTACCAAGCTCGAGGAGATCAAAGGTGCAAACGAGGACCAAAATTTGGGCGTTGAGATCATTCGCCGCGCCCTGCGCATGCCCTGCATGACTATTGCCAAGAATGCTGGAGTCGATGGTGCCATGGTGGTGGCCAAAGTTGAGATCATGGAAGGCGACTTTGGCTACGATGCTCTGAAAGGAGAATATGGCAATATGATTGAGCGCGGCATTATTGATCCCACCAAAGTGGTGCGCACTGCCATGACCGATGCTGCTGGAGTGGCCTCTCTCCTAACCACCGCTGAGGCTGTGGTCACTGAACTGCCAATTGAGGAAGTTGCTGGAGGTGCCGGTGGCATGGGTGGCATGGGCGGCTTGGGCGGCATGGGAGGCATGGGCGGCATGGGAGGATTAGGcatgtaa